The Rhizobium sp. BT04 genomic interval GGGATGGCCCAGCACAATCATCGGACGGGTAACAGCCATGAAGATTGCAATCGATCCCTATATGCATCGCCACCTCTCACTCGAAGAATTGCCCTCGAAAGTGGCTGAACTCGGATACGAGTGGATAGAGCTCAGCCCGCGGGCCGATTTTCTCGAGTGGTTCAAGGCGCCGCGCGTGTTTCCGGCCCGCGCCAAGGCATTCAAGAAAGCGCTTTCCGATGCCAATGTCGGCATTGCCTCGATCCTGCCGATGTACCGGTGGGCCTCGAACGATGAAAATGAGCGGCAAGCTGCCGTCAAGCACTGGAAGCGCGCCATCGAGATCAGCGTCGAGCTCGGCGTCGACACGATGAACTCGGAATTCGGCCGCGGCCCCCACCCGGACAAGGGTTCGTGCTACTGCTGCCATACCGGTTCCATGATCGAGGCCTGCGAAGACGCCTGGTGGCGCTCGATGGAAGAGTTGGTGCCGATCTTTGAAAAGGAAGGCATAAATCTGCACGTCGAACCGCATCCCGAGGATTGGTGCGAAACCCTGCAGCCGGCGCTCGATATCATCAGGACGGTCAACTCGAAGAACGTCAAGTTCCTCTATTGCGCGCCGCATACCTTCTATTTTGGCGATGATACCAAGGCGATGCTCCGGGAAGCAATGGACGTGCTCGCCCATGTCCATGTCGGCGACACTTTCAATCACAAGGCCTCTTCGGGGCTTCGCTACATTCTCAACCCTCCGGGCACGCAGGCCAGGGTGCATCAGCACCTGAACATCGGCCAGGGCGAGGTTCCCTGGGAAGATTTCTTCAGCACGCTGGCGGAGATCGGGTTCGACGGCATCATGACCGCATGCGTTTTCGCCTGGGAGGACAAGGCCGACCACTCCGGCAAGTTCATGCGCGCCGAAATGCAGCGCTTCGTCGACAAGTACTGGACCGCGAAATAACGCGCGATGCAGCCAGGCGATTGGCGCGAGCGACCGCGACCGGGACTCTGCCCAGAACGCTTAAACATCACAGACATCATTCCTGGAAGGACAGAAGATGATCAACGGAGAAAGATCCATCGAGCACCCCCTGCGCTGGGGCATGGTCGGCGGGGGCCGCACCGGGCAGGTGGGCTACAAGCATAGAACCGGCGCCCAGCGGGACGGCACCTACCGGCTCATCTGCGGAGCCTTCGATCTCGACGCCGAGCGCGGACGCGACTTCGGCACGAAGATCGGCGTCGCTGCGGACAGATGCTATGGCGACTATAAGGAGCTGATCGCCAAAGAGGCCGGGCGTGAGGACGGAGTCGAAGTCGTCTCGATCGCCACGCCGAACTTCACCCACTACGAGATCACCAAGGCGTGCCTGGAAGCCGGCCTTCACGTGATCTGCGAAAAGCCGCTGTTTTTCACCGTCGCCGAATGCGACGAGGTCGCCCGGCTGGCGGAAGAGAAAGGCCTGATCGTCGGCGTCACCTACGGTTTCACCGGCCATCCGCTGGTTCATCAGATGGCGGCCATGGTCAAGAAGGGCATGCTCGGCGATATAAGAATCGTCGACATGCAATATTCCCACGGCTTCAACGCGGGCGACGATGTCGGCGCCGGCGAAGCCGTGAAATGGCGCACCAATCCCAAGACGGCTGGCCCGACCTTCGTTCTGGGCGATATCGGCACACACCTCTACTATCTCTCCGAAGTGGTGCTGCCGCATATGAAGATCGAAAAGCTGCTCTGCGACCGCAAGGCCTTCATTCCGACCCGTGCGCCGCTCGAAGACCATGCGACCGTTCTCATACATTACGACAACGGCGCCCGCGGCCGTCTTTGGGTGTCCTCGGTGAATGCCGGGAATATGGGTTCGCAGCGCTACCGTTTCGTCGGTTCCAAGGCCTCCGTCGAATGGTCCGATTCCCACCCCGACCAGCTGATTTACGAAGTACAGGGTGAACCGAACCGCACCTTGCATCACGGCATGCCCTACCTCGAAGAGGAAAGCCTCGCCTACGATCGCATGGGCGCGCTGCACACCGAAGGCCTGGGCGACAGCTGGGCGAACATCTACCTCTGGATCGCCCAGGCGATCGACGCAAAACGCCGCGGCGACGACGCCTTCCTCAAAGGCCATCATTATCCCGGCATCGAAGCCGGCACCGAAGGTGTGCGCTGGCTGGAAAACTGCGTTCGCTCGGCAGACGCAGGTTCGGCCTGGGTCGAGTTCAAGTGATCGATCAGGGGGCGCGTCGGATCTCCTCCATCCTCCTCCCAGGTGCGTCCCCAACCTCTCTTTTGGAAAGACAATGATATGAAACTATCGATCTGCACGGACGTGATGGGCGACCTTTCCTTTACTGACATGCTCGACAAATGCGTCAAACTTGGTGTCGAAGGTATCGAGATGACCGGCGGCGGCTGGTCGCGCGGGCCGCACTTCCGTGCGGACGAGCTGCTGGCCGACAGGGGCCTGCTCAAGACCAAGCTGAGGGAAATCGAAGCCCGCGGTCTGGAAATCGCCGCGCTGAATTGCTCGGCAAACCCGCTCGATCCGGGTGACATGGGCAAGCGCCACGGCAAGGAAATGGAAGACACCATCCGGCTCGCCGGCGAAATCGGCGTGAAGAAGATCGTCACCATGTCCGGACTGCCGGAAGCAGCACCCGGCGACATGGTTCCGAATTGGCTGGTCTACACGAAAAGCTGGCCGGAGGAGATGCCCGAGCGCGATCGCTACCAGTGGGAGGACCGCGCATTCCCACTCTGGCATGATCTCGTGAAGCTTGCCAAGGAAGTGGGCGTCGAGAAATATGCACTGGAAAACTTCTCGGCCATGCTCGTCTGGAACCCCGAGACTCTGTTCCGTCTGCGCAACGAAGTCGGCCCGACCGTCGGCATGAACCTCGACCCCAGTCACCTGTTCTGGAAAGGTGCCGACCCGATCGCCTCCGCCCGGGCGCTTGGAAACGCAATCCACCATTGCCATGGCAAGGACACGCGCATCGAACGCGGGCTTGCCGATGTCAACGGTCTCCTTGAACTCAAGGACGTCACGGACGTGGCCAACCGCACCTGGAACTACGTTGCCGTCGGTGCCGGACATGATCTGCAGTGGTGGAAGGAATTCTTCTCCGTCGTCCGCATGGTCGGCTACAATGATTGGATCAGCCTCGAGATGGAAGACTTCACCATGTCGACCGAGGCGGGCATCCAATCCTCCATCGATGCGCTGCAGGCAACAATCAGCCGCTGATGGCCAGGCGCGGGCGGTCGTTCGCCCGCGCTCCCTTGCATTGGTCGGTTCTTGTGAAGAGGCCGACGATGCCCAACCCGATCAGCATGACCGAATTCAATAATATTGCGAGGAAACCGACATGACCAAGACATTGGACGTGATCACGATCGGGCGAGCCGGCGTCGACCTCTATGGGGCACAGGTCGGAGGACGGCTGGAGGATATGGGATCCTTCGAAAAATATATTGGCGGCAGTCCGACCAACATTGCCTGCGGCACGGCGCGACTGGGCCTCAAGTCGGCACTGATCTCCCGGGTGGGCGATGAGCATATGGGCAGGTTCATCCGCGAGGAGCTTGCCCGGCATGGCGTCGATGGCAGGGGTGTCGTGACGGACCCCGAGCGGCTGACGGCACTCGTCATTCTCGGGATCCGGGACGAGGAACGTTTCCCGTTGATATTCTACCGGGAAAATTGCGCCGACATGGCGCTTTGCGAGAAGGATATAGACGAGGCTTTCGTTTCCAGCGCCCGTTCGGTGCTGGTGACCGGAACACACCTCTCCCATCCGCGCACGGAAGCGGCCGTGCTCAAGGCGCTCGGCTTTGCGCGCAAGCATGGCGCCAAGACGGCTCTCGACATCGACTATCGTCCAAACCTTTGGGGGGTGGCCGGCCATGGCGAGGGGGAAAGCCGCTATGTGGCAAGCGGGCAGGTGACCGAAAAGCTCCAGACGACGCTTCATCTGTTCGATCTGATCGTCGGGACCGAGGAAGAATTCCACATCGCCGGCGGGACGATCGATACCGTGGCGGCACTACGGGCCGTGCGCGCCGTGACTTCGGCAACGCTCGTCTGCAAACGCGGCGCCAAGGGAGCGGTCGCATTCGAAGATGCGATACCGGACAATCTGAACGAGGGCATTTCGGGCGAAGGTTTCCCGGTCGAAGTCTTCAACGTTCTCGGCGCTGGAGACGGCTTTTTCGCCGGGCTGCTGAAGGGCTGGCTTGACGGCGAGGATTGGCCGACCGCACTCAGATATGCCAATGCCTGTGGCGCTTTTGCAGTCTCCCGTCACGGCTGCACGCCGGCATATCCGTCACTTCAGGAGTTGAATTTCTTCCTCGAGCGCGGCATGACGCGTCCCGACCTGCGCAATGATCCCGAACTGGAGCAGATACATTGGTCGACCAACCGGCATGGCGACTGGTCCGAGATGCGAGTCTTCGCCTTCGATCACCGGATGCAGCTCGAAAGCATGGCGGGCTACACGCCGTCGAAGGGCGGCGCCTTCAAGGAGCTTTGCCTTGAAGCGGCACTCAAGGTGCAGAGCGGGCGTTCCGGCTACGGAATCCTCTGCGACGACCGGATCGGCCGACGCGCACTCCACGCCGCCTCCGGGACCGGCCTTTGGATCGGCAGACCCTGCGAGTGGCCGGGGTCTCGGCCGCTTAGCCTGGAGCCGTCGCTTGGTCCCGATTGCGGGGGGCTTTCGGAATGGGCGCGCGAGAACGTCGTCAAGGTGCTCTGCTTCTGCCACCCCGATGACGACGATGCGACCTGGGGCCGGCAGCTGGCGGAAGTGCGGCGACTTTACGTCGCGTCGCGCCGCAACAGGCTGGAATTCCTGCTCGAGGTCATCCCCTCCAAGGTCGCAAGCATCACCACGGACACAACCGCGACACTGATCCGCCGCTTCTATGCCGAAGGCATTTATCCCGACTGGTGGAAGCTGGAACCGATGGATGAGCCCGAAGCTTGGGCGCAGGTCTGTGCCGCCATCGAGGAAAACGATCGTCATACAAGAGGGATCGTGGTCCTCGGCCTGGATGCGCCGGAGGAGGTGTTAAAGGCGAGCTTCGAAGTTGCCGCGAGCTTCCCGCTCGTCAAGGGATTTGCCGTCGGCCGGACAATCTTCGGCTCCGTCGCCCGCGGCTGGTTCGAGGGCTCGATCAGGGATGAAGAGGCCGTCGAAGAGATGGCGAAACGATATTCCCGGCTTTGCACGGTCTGGGACGGCGCGCGGGCGCGCGTGCAGGAGGCAGCAGAATGATAACTATACGACTGACCGCCGCGCAGGCCATGATGAAATGGCTCTCGGTCCAGATGACCGAGGATGGCGAACGCTTCATCGAAGGCGTCTGGGCGATCTTCGGTCACGGCAACGTCGCCGGCGTCGGAGAGGCGCTGCATGGGATTGGCGATGCCCTTCCCACATGGCGCGGCCAGAATGAACAGACCATGGCGCATGCGGCGATCGCCTATGCGAAGACGCTGAAGCGTAGGCGCGCCCAGGCCGTGACATCCTCGATCGGCCCGGGCGCCACCAACATGGTCACGGCTTGCGCGCTTGCCCATGTCAACAGATTGCCTGTGCTGTTCATACCCGGCGATGTGTTCGCCAATCGCCGCCCCGAGCCGGTGTTGCAGCAGATCGAGGATATGAACGACGGAACCGTCAGCGCCAATGACTGCTTCCGGCCGGTCTCGGCTTATTTCGACCGGATCGCCCGCCCCGAGCATCTCCTGACCTGCCTGCCGCGAGCCTTGGCCGTCATGACCGATCCCGGCAGTTGCGGCCCGGTCACGCTGGCGTTCTGCCAGGATGTGCAGGCAGAACTCTACGACTACCCGGAAGCCTTTTTCGAACCGAAGGTGTGGCGCATCCGTCGTCTCGAACCGGATCCGCGGGAGGTCGAGGATCTCGCCGAGGCCATCCGGGCTGCGCGCAGGCCGGTCATCATATCAGGCGGCGGCGTCATCTATTCTGAGGCCGAGGCCGAGCTCGCCGCATTCGCGGAGAAGCACCATATCCCATTTGTCGAAACACAAGCCGGGAAGGGCGCCAACAGCTGGGAGCACCCGCTGAATTTCGGATCACCTGGTGTGACCGGATCGGCGTCAGCCAATGCGCTTTGCGCCGACGCGGACCTCGTGATCGGCATCGGCACGCGCTTCCAGGATTTCACGACAGGGAGTTGGGCGCTTTTCCGTAATCCCTCGCGCCGGCTCGCTTCGATCAACCTTGCCGGATATGACGCGACCAAGCATTCGGCACTGCCGTGCGTCGGCGATGCCAGGGTCACGCTGGCGCGTCTGTCCGCCGCGCTCGAGGCGTATCGCGGGCCTGGCGTCGATGCCGGGAGCAGGACCGATTGGCACCAAGCGGTCGAGCGCGTGACGGCGGCGCCGGAAGTGGACGGGCCTGGAAACGTGCCCACCGATGCGCAAGTCATCGGCGCCGTGCAGCGGGTGGCGACGGAAAACTCCGTGGTTATGTGCGCGGCCGGCACCATGCCGGGCGCACTGCAGGTGCTGTGGCACTCTGCCAAGGGCGGATACCACATGGAATATGGTTTCTCCTGCATGGGTTACGAAGTGGCGGGCGCCATGGGCATCAAGCTCGCACGCCCCGACAAGGAGGTCATCTGCTTCGTCGGCGACGGCTCCTACATGATGGCCAATTCGGAACTCGCTACCGCCGTCATGCGGCGGGTGCCGTTCACCATCGTTTTGACTGACAATCGCGGTTACGGCTGCATCAACCGTCTTCAGATCGAGTGCGGCGGCGCTGAGTTCAACAACATGTACAAGGACTGCAATGTCGATGTGCAGCCCGAGATCGACTTTGTCGCGCATGCCGCCTCGATGGGCGCCCATGCCGAAAAGATAGGGTCCATCGCCGAGCTCGAGGCACGTATCGTGGCGGCGCGGGAACGGAACATTCCGAGCGTTCTGGTGATCGACACCGATGCGGTTCCCGGGACCGAAGCAGGTGGCCATTGGTGGGATGTTGCCGTTCCGCAGGTCGGCGGCCCCGAGCGGCTCGAGCAGGCCCGCGCGCGTTACAACGAGAATGCCGCCAATCAACGCGTGTTTGATTGAAGGACAGGAACCTGGCTCTCAGCCTGGATGCTCCCACGACACGGCGGACGCCGGCGCTCAAAGATCGGTCTGGACACTATTATGGACACATGTTCTATAAAATGGACAGATTCGACGGGAGCACGCCATGCATCTTTCCATGTGGACTTACCCCTGGGACATCCAGGACCAGGGGCTGGCGGCACTCACCGCCGACCTTCGCGACCGTGCTGGCCTGACGACGGTCAGCCTGGCGACCTCCTATCATGCCGGCCGGTTCCTGCAGCCGCGCAGCCCGCAGCAGAAGGCATACTTTCCCGAGGACGGGACGGTCTATTTCCGGCCGGATGAAAGCCTCTGGCAGGACAAGCTGATCCGGCCGCTGATGGCGGGGAATGTCACCGAGCGCGGCGACATGCTGGAAGCCCTGGTCCGGGGACGCGACACGACCGGCCTCAAGGTCTCCTGCTGGACGGTCTGCCTGCACAATAGCCGTCTCGGCATGCTGCATCCCGATCACGTGACGCGGAATGCCTTCGGCAATGCCAACTATTACAATCTTTGCCCTTCCAGCCCGGCGGCGCGGGACTATGCCGTCACCCTCGTGCGCGACATCACGACGAACTACCGGCCCGACATGGTGGAGCTCGAGAGCCCGAACTTCATGGGATTCGCGCACGAATACCATCACGAGAAAGACGGCGTCGGCCTGAACGCCGAAGACGATTTCCTGCTGTCGCTCTGCTTCTGCGACCATTGCACGACGCGCGCCGAGAGGGCCGGCGTACCGGCCGAAGGTGCGCGTCGGTCGGTCGCGCGCTTCATCGCCGAACTCTGCGAACGGGCTGTCCCGGAACGGCAATTTCCCGACTTCCCGGCAGCCGGCATCGGGGCCTTCCGCGACCATCCTGACCTGCATGCCTATCTCTCATGGCGCAGCGAACCGGTGACCAGCCTGATCGGCGAGATCAAGGCGGCCGCCGATCCGGCGACGCGCATCGTGCTGATCGACCTGAAGGACGGCTGGCTCGGCGGGGTCGATCTCGCGGCGGTCGGCAAGCTCTGCGACGGGGCGATCCTCTGCTGCTACGATATGGCGCCGGACGCCGTCGGCGATGTCATCCGCACCGGCCGGGCGGCAATCGGGCCGGGAAAATTCCTCGGGGTGGGCCTGCGCGTCTTCTATCCCGAGGTCAGCGGGCCGGAGGTACTCGCCGCACGCGCCAAGGCCGCCGTCGATGCCGGCGCCGACGGCGTCAACTTCTACAATTACGGCCTGATCCCGGCCAAGCGTCTCGACTGGGTCAAGGCAGCGGTCGGCGCAGTCACTTGAGCAGATCGGCGCTTCTCAGGATGCGATAGGTTCGGCGACCTGGATCAGGCAGTCGCCGGCCTGGCTGTCGCAATGCAGCCGGTGGGAAATGACAATACCGCTCTCGGCAAAACGCAGCTCTTCCTCCGGCTGCTCCAGCCGTTCGAGATCATGATACCATCCGGCCAGGTCGCCGGCGGTAACGGTGGCGCCGAGAGCTGCGGCCGGCTCGAACCAGCCTCTGCGGTTGGCATA includes:
- a CDS encoding sugar phosphate isomerase/epimerase family protein — encoded protein: MKIAIDPYMHRHLSLEELPSKVAELGYEWIELSPRADFLEWFKAPRVFPARAKAFKKALSDANVGIASILPMYRWASNDENERQAAVKHWKRAIEISVELGVDTMNSEFGRGPHPDKGSCYCCHTGSMIEACEDAWWRSMEELVPIFEKEGINLHVEPHPEDWCETLQPALDIIRTVNSKNVKFLYCAPHTFYFGDDTKAMLREAMDVLAHVHVGDTFNHKASSGLRYILNPPGTQARVHQHLNIGQGEVPWEDFFSTLAEIGFDGIMTACVFAWEDKADHSGKFMRAEMQRFVDKYWTAK
- a CDS encoding Gfo/Idh/MocA family protein; the encoded protein is MINGERSIEHPLRWGMVGGGRTGQVGYKHRTGAQRDGTYRLICGAFDLDAERGRDFGTKIGVAADRCYGDYKELIAKEAGREDGVEVVSIATPNFTHYEITKACLEAGLHVICEKPLFFTVAECDEVARLAEEKGLIVGVTYGFTGHPLVHQMAAMVKKGMLGDIRIVDMQYSHGFNAGDDVGAGEAVKWRTNPKTAGPTFVLGDIGTHLYYLSEVVLPHMKIEKLLCDRKAFIPTRAPLEDHATVLIHYDNGARGRLWVSSVNAGNMGSQRYRFVGSKASVEWSDSHPDQLIYEVQGEPNRTLHHGMPYLEEESLAYDRMGALHTEGLGDSWANIYLWIAQAIDAKRRGDDAFLKGHHYPGIEAGTEGVRWLENCVRSADAGSAWVEFK
- a CDS encoding sugar phosphate isomerase/epimerase codes for the protein MKLSICTDVMGDLSFTDMLDKCVKLGVEGIEMTGGGWSRGPHFRADELLADRGLLKTKLREIEARGLEIAALNCSANPLDPGDMGKRHGKEMEDTIRLAGEIGVKKIVTMSGLPEAAPGDMVPNWLVYTKSWPEEMPERDRYQWEDRAFPLWHDLVKLAKEVGVEKYALENFSAMLVWNPETLFRLRNEVGPTVGMNLDPSHLFWKGADPIASARALGNAIHHCHGKDTRIERGLADVNGLLELKDVTDVANRTWNYVAVGAGHDLQWWKEFFSVVRMVGYNDWISLEMEDFTMSTEAGIQSSIDALQATISR
- the iolC gene encoding 5-dehydro-2-deoxygluconokinase, with the translated sequence MTKTLDVITIGRAGVDLYGAQVGGRLEDMGSFEKYIGGSPTNIACGTARLGLKSALISRVGDEHMGRFIREELARHGVDGRGVVTDPERLTALVILGIRDEERFPLIFYRENCADMALCEKDIDEAFVSSARSVLVTGTHLSHPRTEAAVLKALGFARKHGAKTALDIDYRPNLWGVAGHGEGESRYVASGQVTEKLQTTLHLFDLIVGTEEEFHIAGGTIDTVAALRAVRAVTSATLVCKRGAKGAVAFEDAIPDNLNEGISGEGFPVEVFNVLGAGDGFFAGLLKGWLDGEDWPTALRYANACGAFAVSRHGCTPAYPSLQELNFFLERGMTRPDLRNDPELEQIHWSTNRHGDWSEMRVFAFDHRMQLESMAGYTPSKGGAFKELCLEAALKVQSGRSGYGILCDDRIGRRALHAASGTGLWIGRPCEWPGSRPLSLEPSLGPDCGGLSEWARENVVKVLCFCHPDDDDATWGRQLAEVRRLYVASRRNRLEFLLEVIPSKVASITTDTTATLIRRFYAEGIYPDWWKLEPMDEPEAWAQVCAAIEENDRHTRGIVVLGLDAPEEVLKASFEVAASFPLVKGFAVGRTIFGSVARGWFEGSIRDEEAVEEMAKRYSRLCTVWDGARARVQEAAE
- the iolD gene encoding 3D-(3,5/4)-trihydroxycyclohexane-1,2-dione acylhydrolase (decyclizing) — protein: MITIRLTAAQAMMKWLSVQMTEDGERFIEGVWAIFGHGNVAGVGEALHGIGDALPTWRGQNEQTMAHAAIAYAKTLKRRRAQAVTSSIGPGATNMVTACALAHVNRLPVLFIPGDVFANRRPEPVLQQIEDMNDGTVSANDCFRPVSAYFDRIARPEHLLTCLPRALAVMTDPGSCGPVTLAFCQDVQAELYDYPEAFFEPKVWRIRRLEPDPREVEDLAEAIRAARRPVIISGGGVIYSEAEAELAAFAEKHHIPFVETQAGKGANSWEHPLNFGSPGVTGSASANALCADADLVIGIGTRFQDFTTGSWALFRNPSRRLASINLAGYDATKHSALPCVGDARVTLARLSAALEAYRGPGVDAGSRTDWHQAVERVTAAPEVDGPGNVPTDAQVIGAVQRVATENSVVMCAAGTMPGALQVLWHSAKGGYHMEYGFSCMGYEVAGAMGIKLARPDKEVICFVGDGSYMMANSELATAVMRRVPFTIVLTDNRGYGCINRLQIECGGAEFNNMYKDCNVDVQPEIDFVAHAASMGAHAEKIGSIAELEARIVAARERNIPSVLVIDTDAVPGTEAGGHWWDVAVPQVGGPERLEQARARYNENAANQRVFD